The Blautia hydrogenotrophica DSM 10507 genome window below encodes:
- a CDS encoding 4Fe-4S dicluster domain-containing protein, with protein sequence MKVETRPERCKECGLCVVDCPKKAISFAEETNSAGYHYTVIDDEKCVACGTCYTVCPDGVYHVLGKEV encoded by the coding sequence ATGAAAGTTGAAACAAGACCAGAACGCTGCAAAGAATGTGGACTTTGTGTCGTAGACTGTCCTAAAAAAGCGATCAGTTTTGCAGAAGAAACAAACTCCGCTGGTTATCATTATACGGTAATCGACGATGAAAAATGTGTGGCATGCGGAACCTGTTATACCGTATGTCCAGATGGTGTTTACCACGTATTAGGTAAGGAGGTATAA